A genomic segment from Spinacia oleracea cultivar Varoflay chromosome 3, BTI_SOV_V1, whole genome shotgun sequence encodes:
- the LOC110802233 gene encoding protein FATTY ACID EXPORT 7, with the protein MDLSTSQKFTLGYAGLVGVGGVMGYMKRGSLMSLGAGGASSAVLYYVYTQLPNNPAFASSLGLGVSTMLLGSMGYRFHKTRKVFPAGVVALLSLGMTTGYLHGVFRSQH; encoded by the coding sequence ATGGACTTATCAACATCCCAGAAATTCACTCTTGGGTATGCTGGCCTTGTTGGAGTAGGTGGAGTTATGGGATATATGAAAAGAGGTAGCCTTATGTCCCTTGGAGCAGGAGGAGCATCATCCGCTGTGCTGTATTACGTTTACACACAACTCCCAAATAACCCTGCTTTTGCTTCATCACTCGGGCTTGGGGTTTCAACCATGTTGCTTGGATCAATGGGTTATCGTTTTCATAAGACAAGGAAGGTGTTTCCTGCTGGAGTGGTTGCTCTTCTTTCTCTTGGAATGACCACTGGATACCTACATGGAGTTTTTCGAAGCCAGCACTAG